TTTTCCTTCTCAATGAAACAAAAAGTCGCGTTCGCATCAGTGAAGGTGCATATGAGCACGAAGGATGGCTCCAAGAAGTGCCTATGCAAAGGGCTCTTCATGCTTTAAAAGAGTTCAAAAACATAGCACTTGCCTTCAAAGCCAAAAAGATCCTTTGCGTAGCTACTTCTGCTGTTCGGGATGCTCCGAATGGCAAAGAGTTCAAAAATCTTGTCAAAAAAGAGACAGGCATCAACATCAAGATTATCGACGGAGATACCGAAGCGAAACTAGGAGCCATCGCTGCAGCAAATCTATTGCCGATACGTGACGGCATTACTATAGATATTGGTGGAGGATCTACTGAGCTAGCACTTATCCGCAATAAAGAGGTCATAAAAAGTATATCCCTCAATCTTGGCACTGTGCGTCTCAAAGAGCTTTTTTTTGACAAAGAAAAAAATATAAAAGAGGCTCTTCTTTACATCCATGAAGAGATGCAAAAAATTCCACAAGATTTCAAAAATAATTGCGCTATTGGCATTGGTGGAACGATTCGTGCTCTTTCACAAGCTATCATGAAAAAAACTGCTTATCCCCTCGATAAACTCCACGGATTTACCTATGACTACTCCCAAGAGAAAAAATTTATAGATAAAATAATCGAAACTCCTGTTTTGAAACTAAAAAAATTCTCTATCAAAAAAGACCGCTATGATACCATCAAAGAGGGCAGTCTTATTTTTCGTGAGATCGTCAATCATATTGGAGCAAAAAAGATTATTACAAGTGGCGTTGGCGTACGCGAAGGGTTATTTTTATACGATCTCTTACGCAATAGCAACTATAAATTCCCTGCAAATTTCCAACCAAGTCTTCGAAGTCTTCTTGATAGGTTTTGCATCGATGAAAAAGCAGCAAAATGCCACTATAAATTTACTAAGAAGTTATACAATACGCTTTACGAGCAGTTTGATCCCAAAAGAGAGCACGAAAAAATTCTCCTCTATGCTGCAAAGCTTCTCAATATCGGTATCAAAATAGATTTTTATGAGCATCATAAACACAGCAGCTACATCTGCCTTAACGATTTAGAGTATGATCTCACTCACCAAGAGATTGTAACAATCGCAATGCTAGTGAGATTTCATAAGAAGAAACTACCAAATAAAGATGTGACAAAACCTTTTGCACAACTTTTGCCAAAATCTTCAATACTAGCATGGATGAGTTTCATTCTCGCACTTGCTGAATCACTCAATAAGGATCATAGTTGTCCAGATTTTGAAGCCTCATTTACCAATGATGTACTAACTATTACAAGTAGCAAACCTCTCTATCTTGCACGTGAAGAGGCAAAATCTTTGCAAAAACCGCAAAGTTTTGCACTAAAATTTGTAAGCTCTTAAAAACGTGTTCCTACGCTAAATTCAAAGTTAGAAACTCTATCACCCTCTTCATCGTTAAGTGCATGGGCAAATACCAATTGAATTGGTCCCATTGGCGAAAACCACTCAATTGCCGCACCAGCTCCTGCTCTTGTAATTTCACTAAAACTATCTTCACCGATTCCACCATAATCGACGAAAAATGTTAAACGCATATTTGAGCTTTTAATCATAGGAATACTTGCTTCCAGTGATGCAGAGAACATCTCTTTACCGCCAATAAGCCTTCCTTGACTATCTTTTGGAGATAGAGAAGCTGTCTCGTATCCGCGTAAAGTCCTTATTCCACCAAGATAGAATTTTTCAAAAACTGGAAGATTACCATTATCTACAATATATCCTACACGCCCTTTAGCACGTAAAATGAGATCATAATCTATGAGCTCTTCAAGCCCATAATAGTATCCACCATGCAAGAAAAATTTCGTATATTTTTCATCTCCACCAACACCCGCATACTCAATAGAGCCTGAGATATTCATGCCTGAGCGTGGTAAATAGTAATCATCGGTATTATCAAAAACTACGCGCGGAATAAAAGCACTTTTAGTATAAGTACCCTCTTGGAAGTAGATGTTATCAAACTGCACATCACTCAATTTGTTTTTTTCATATGCATAGGTAAGAGATCCTGACAAATGTCTTGTAAAACGTTTTCCAACACTGAGACTTCCACCCTTCCTCTCTTGCGTATAGTCATAATATTCAAATTTTGTATTATAGAGATTGAGTCCTAGACTGTAGTCACTATCAAAAACTCGTGGATTTGTTATACCAAGATTGAAGCGGAGGGATTTTGATGAGTAGTCAATTTGAAAGTTTCCATCAATTCCGCTTCCAAATATGTTTTTATCATTGATGCTGGCATTGATCAAAAATCCCTCATAGGAACTATATCCACCACCAACCATGATATTACCGGTAGGCATCTCCTTGACACGTACAAGAAGATTCATCTCATTCGGTCCAACACGTCTCTCTTCGATCTTTACATCAGAAAAAAAGCCGGTTCTGCGCAGTGCATTTTTAGACTCGATTAAGTCAGTATAGTTATATACATCTCCCGGTGCTAAATAGACCTCGCGTCTAATAACTCTATCAAGCGTTCTTTGATTGCCAGAAATAATCACATCTTTAATATAGACCTTTTCTCCTGGGTTAATAATATAACGGATTTTGACTGTATGGTTTTTCTCATCTTTTTGAAAATCTGGGGCAATGCGCACAAATGCATATCCTAAATCAGCAACTTTTCTTTTGATGGTTTCAATATCTTTGCGCATTTTTTCGATGTTAAAAACTTTTCCAGGTGTTAAACGCAAATCCTCCAAAAGTTGCTCTTTTTTTATAATAGGCTCTAGAAGTTTTATATCCACGCTGGCTACACTATATTTTTGCCCCTCTTGGACATGGTAGCGTAGCTTCGCTTTATAGTTATCAAAATCAACGCGCAAAAATGGATCGCTTACTTGGGCATCAAGATACCCTTTTGTAAGGTAAAGATTTTTAATACGTGCTGCATCAAGTTCAAGTTGATCGAGTTTAAGTTCACCACTATTAAATCCTATCATCCATCCAAGGTATTTATTGCGCTCTCTATTAGCAACTACATCTTCGATATCATCTTTATCAAACGTTTTCGCTCCACAAAGCGTAAGATCTTCAATAGTGATTTTTTCACCTTTATTAACAATAAAAGTCACTTTAACACTATTTTCACCTACTTTTTCAGTATCTACTTCTACAACCGTATCAAAAAAGCCTTGTGAGCGTGCTTTTTGTTTAATATGCTCTTTGGCCTTTTCTATTGCTGCCTCATCATAGATATCACCTTTTTTAAGTCCCAAAATATCATCGAGTTCCTCTTTTTTATTCTCAAGATACCCTAAAACCTCTATCGCAGCTATGAGGGGCTTCTCTACAAAATGAAAGATTACTTTACCATTTTCCTCTTCCACCCAGATATCTTTAAAATATCCCTGGGCATAAAATTTCTTTATAGCTTCATCTATTTTTTGCATATCAAGCTGCTCGCCAGGATGGAGTCCCACCATCTCTTTTGCAATGGTTGGCGAAAGATGCAAAAGTCCATCAAATTTTATCTCTTTTATGGTTTTTGCCTCTGCAAATGAGGCTAGCAGCAATAGAGCCAGATACCTTTTTTTCATATTACGCCCTAGTTAAAGTATTTGGTATTAAGTTTACCAATATTTTGATTAATATTCATTAAAAGCCCCCCTTGCTATAATATAAAACTTCAAAACAAGGAACTGCATGAAGGTGGGAATAGTCGGCCTGGGTCTCATGGGAGGATCTTTGGCACTCGACTTGAGAAAACATAATCTTGCAAATAAGATAGTAGGCTATGATCGCAATCCTCGTCACAAGAAAGAGGCTTTGGAACTTGGACTTGTTGATGAGATTGTAGAGTTTGACAAACTTAAAGAGTGTGACATAATATTTTTGGCAATCCCGGTAGAAGGGATCATCGATGCTTTACACAATCTCCAAGATATTCCTCCAACAACTACTATTATCGATCTAGGTAGCACAAAAGAGAAAATTGTCAAATCCTGCCCTACTACAATACGCAAAAACTTCATTGCAGCCCATCCTATGACAGGAACAGAATACTCTGGACCCATGGCGGCAGTAGAGGGACTCTATTACGATAAAATCGTAGTACTTTGCAATACTGAGCAAAATGAACCTCTCCATAAAGAGCGCGCAGAAAATATCTTTGTTGCCATTGGAATGCAGATAGTCTATATGGATGCTAAAGAGCACGATCTCCATGCAGCCTATATTAGCCACTTGCCACACGCTATTAGCTATGCACTTGCTAATTCAGTTTTAAAACAAGAAGATCCAAAAAGTATTCTTATTCTAGCGGCAGGAGGATTTCGCGACATGAGCCGCCTTGCAAAAAGTAGCCCTACAATGTGGAGTGATATCTTCAAACAGAACAAAGAAAATCTTCTCACCTCTTTGGAAGATTTTAAAAAAGAGCTACGCTATGCAAAAGAACTCATAGAAAATGAGGAGTGGGAAGAACTCAAAAAGTGGATGCAAAACGCCACGACGCTACACCAGATCTTTTAAGACCTTCTCCACCTCTTTTCTTGTTATACGATGTTTTTTGCCTTCATAAATCTCTTCATAGAGTGCTTGTGCAAGACTCGCTGCCTCTTTACTTTGGGCTACATATGGCAATAATTTTTTTAGCATTTCTCTTTTGCCATCCTTATCAAACTTCCATATACCTTTTCGCACTTTCAAGCGCATCACAAAATAGATCCCAAGCATCACCACAATGCCAGCAATAGTTCCATAAATAAAACTTATCCAATCAAAGCCACATTTTTTAGCAGCTGTTGATTGAGTTAGTAGCTGTTTTGTTTGCTGCTGTGGCTGCGTTGGTGATTGCTGCGGTAAGTTTGCTGCAACTTGACGCCCTCCTACTACTTCAATATTAATTGGATCACTTTGGAGAGTTTGTATACTTTTTTGCTTAAGACTAAAGTAGCGCAAACGTATTGCAGGGATTGTATAGCTATGATCGGCAATGATAGAGAATTTTTGCTCAAAGCTACTTTGCAATCCCTGCTCGGTATAGCGCTCCTTGATTTTTGGCTTGTCTGCATATATTGTTACATCACTAATATTGAGATCTATCCCATCAAAATTTTCTAAGTTACCGACACCTTCAATCTTTACATACAAATTTACCGGTTCATTAGGCTTTACCCTTTTCTTATCTACTTGCACCTGCATACTAAAATCACCTACCAAATCCACGTTTTGTGGCAAAGGCTTGACAATCACACTCGCACCATTGGAAACTGTACTGTACCAGCGCGGTGCAGTTACAACAAAACCAAACATGTTGGCATTATTGTCAGGAATTGCATATTTAAATACTCCAGGAGCAATATGGAGCACACCACTCTTTTGCGGAAGAAGTAAAAACTTGATACGCTTAATGAGATACTCACCATGCTCTTCAAGATATTTATTGCTGGATTTGAGCTCTTTTACCCAAAAATTATCAAATTTTGGCATCTGAAATTGATAATCGATAATATTGAGTGTTCGCCGGATTTTGAGCTCCAATTCAGCAATAATTGGCTCACCTACATACGCCTCTTTTTTGTTGAGTTTGAGCGTAAAAAAGATGTTACTATTTTTTTTCGCCTTTTTTACAACAAGTTCAAGAGGGTCGCTTTTAATCTCCTCCCCATCTACTTTTGCTGTAAATGAGGGAATTGTTACATTAGTATCTGGATAAAAGACAACAATCTGCGATTTTTTAACTGTTAAATTTCCATTTACATTAACAACGCTCTCACTTTTACTCACACCACTCACCGGATAGGAACCTATCTTCTCAACTTTTGGCAGCTCAATCTCATCTCCACTTGCTTCCATGACAAGCTTAGCAGGTTCTCCCTGGTAAATCGGATTTTGCTCTAAATAGACTTTAAAACTTCCTGCCAAAAGAGTAGCTACTACAAGTACTAAACTACCAAGGATTCTCATTGCCTGCCTCTTTTTTGATTTTTATTGGAGCTTTGTACAAGAGTGTTGGAGCACTGTTTTTTTGTATCATTTTGAGCCATTTTTTCTCCTCTCTGTTGCTTATAGGCTGATTTTGCTGCTCCTTTTGCTCCCCTTTTTCTCCACTTTGCTGCTGGTTTTGCTCCTGCTTTTTTTGCTGCTTTTTATTTTGCTCATTGCTCTTTTGCCCTTTTTGGTTCTGCTTCTTTTGCTGCTTTTTCTTGTT
The Nitratiruptor tergarcus DSM 16512 genome window above contains:
- a CDS encoding Ppx/GppA phosphatase family protein; protein product: MAKRTAIIDIGSNSARMILIERTSRFGFFLLNETKSRVRISEGAYEHEGWLQEVPMQRALHALKEFKNIALAFKAKKILCVATSAVRDAPNGKEFKNLVKKETGINIKIIDGDTEAKLGAIAAANLLPIRDGITIDIGGGSTELALIRNKEVIKSISLNLGTVRLKELFFDKEKNIKEALLYIHEEMQKIPQDFKNNCAIGIGGTIRALSQAIMKKTAYPLDKLHGFTYDYSQEKKFIDKIIETPVLKLKKFSIKKDRYDTIKEGSLIFREIVNHIGAKKIITSGVGVREGLFLYDLLRNSNYKFPANFQPSLRSLLDRFCIDEKAAKCHYKFTKKLYNTLYEQFDPKREHEKILLYAAKLLNIGIKIDFYEHHKHSSYICLNDLEYDLTHQEIVTIAMLVRFHKKKLPNKDVTKPFAQLLPKSSILAWMSFILALAESLNKDHSCPDFEASFTNDVLTITSSKPLYLAREEAKSLQKPQSFALKFVSS
- the bamA gene encoding outer membrane protein assembly factor BamA codes for the protein MKKRYLALLLLASFAEAKTIKEIKFDGLLHLSPTIAKEMVGLHPGEQLDMQKIDEAIKKFYAQGYFKDIWVEEENGKVIFHFVEKPLIAAIEVLGYLENKKEELDDILGLKKGDIYDEAAIEKAKEHIKQKARSQGFFDTVVEVDTEKVGENSVKVTFIVNKGEKITIEDLTLCGAKTFDKDDIEDVVANRERNKYLGWMIGFNSGELKLDQLELDAARIKNLYLTKGYLDAQVSDPFLRVDFDNYKAKLRYHVQEGQKYSVASVDIKLLEPIIKKEQLLEDLRLTPGKVFNIEKMRKDIETIKRKVADLGYAFVRIAPDFQKDEKNHTVKIRYIINPGEKVYIKDVIISGNQRTLDRVIRREVYLAPGDVYNYTDLIESKNALRRTGFFSDVKIEERRVGPNEMNLLVRVKEMPTGNIMVGGGYSSYEGFLINASINDKNIFGSGIDGNFQIDYSSKSLRFNLGITNPRVFDSDYSLGLNLYNTKFEYYDYTQERKGGSLSVGKRFTRHLSGSLTYAYEKNKLSDVQFDNIYFQEGTYTKSAFIPRVVFDNTDDYYLPRSGMNISGSIEYAGVGGDEKYTKFFLHGGYYYGLEELIDYDLILRAKGRVGYIVDNGNLPVFEKFYLGGIRTLRGYETASLSPKDSQGRLIGGKEMFSASLEASIPMIKSSNMRLTFFVDYGGIGEDSFSEITRAGAGAAIEWFSPMGPIQLVFAHALNDEEGDRVSNFEFSVGTRF
- a CDS encoding prephenate dehydrogenase, translating into MKVGIVGLGLMGGSLALDLRKHNLANKIVGYDRNPRHKKEALELGLVDEIVEFDKLKECDIIFLAIPVEGIIDALHNLQDIPPTTTIIDLGSTKEKIVKSCPTTIRKNFIAAHPMTGTEYSGPMAAVEGLYYDKIVVLCNTEQNEPLHKERAENIFVAIGMQIVYMDAKEHDLHAAYISHLPHAISYALANSVLKQEDPKSILILAAGGFRDMSRLAKSSPTMWSDIFKQNKENLLTSLEDFKKELRYAKELIENEEWEELKKWMQNATTLHQIF
- a CDS encoding BatD family protein, encoding MRILGSLVLVVATLLAGSFKVYLEQNPIYQGEPAKLVMEASGDEIELPKVEKIGSYPVSGVSKSESVVNVNGNLTVKKSQIVVFYPDTNVTIPSFTAKVDGEEIKSDPLELVVKKAKKNSNIFFTLKLNKKEAYVGEPIIAELELKIRRTLNIIDYQFQMPKFDNFWVKELKSSNKYLEEHGEYLIKRIKFLLLPQKSGVLHIAPGVFKYAIPDNNANMFGFVVTAPRWYSTVSNGASVIVKPLPQNVDLVGDFSMQVQVDKKRVKPNEPVNLYVKIEGVGNLENFDGIDLNISDVTIYADKPKIKERYTEQGLQSSFEQKFSIIADHSYTIPAIRLRYFSLKQKSIQTLQSDPINIEVVGGRQVAANLPQQSPTQPQQQTKQLLTQSTAAKKCGFDWISFIYGTIAGIVVMLGIYFVMRLKVRKGIWKFDKDGKREMLKKLLPYVAQSKEAASLAQALYEEIYEGKKHRITRKEVEKVLKDLV